The Euphorbia lathyris chromosome 3, ddEupLath1.1, whole genome shotgun sequence genome contains a region encoding:
- the LOC136224935 gene encoding DNA replication licensing factor MCM4, with translation MASDPTPPPSNNGPSSPDDFQSSPISNTISSAADDSQTSPIANTVSSPAARGNRRKRGSATPSDFATPPPPTSRFAASESTPTPRRNRSNGRQAAVSTPSSMSEGIPSSDGGDDMEEATATFVWGTNISVQDVKAAIQMFLKHFRDNNHSQGTEIYEEGKYMKAINRVLEVEEDWLDVDGNDVFDYDSDLYTKMVRYPLEVLAIFDIVLMDIVSVINPLFEKHVQVRIYNLKTSITMRNLNPSDIEKMVSLKGMIIRCSSIIPEIREAIFRCLVCGYLTNPIVVDRGRISEPTACSKQECLAKNSMTLVHNRCRFADKQIVRLQETPDEIPEGGTPHTVSLLMHDKLVDVGKPGDRVEVTGIYRAMSVRIGATQRTVKSLFKTYIDCLHIKKTDKSRMVAENPMDIDDTSRRVEDDPQFDEAKIEQLKELSKQPDIYDRLTRSLAPNIWELDDVKRGLLCQLFGGNAVRLSSGASLRGDINILLVGDPGTSKSQLLQYIHKLSPRGIYTSGRGSSAVGLTAYVAKDPETGETVLESGALVLSDRGICCIDEFDKMSENARSMLHEVMEQQTISIAKAGIIASLNARTSVLACANPIGSRYNPRLSVIDNIHLPPSLLSRFDLIYLILDKADEQTDRHLAKHIVSLHFENPESAQQDVLDVGTLTAYLSYARKYIHPQLSDEAAEELTLGYVAMRKRGNFPGSSKKVITATPRQIESLIRLSEALARIRFSELVEKHDVIEAFRLLQVAMQQSATDHATGTIDMDLITTGVSASERMRRENLVSATRNVIMEKLQLGGRSMRLLELLEELKQQNSNIEVHLQDVRNAVTDLASEGVVVVHGDSVKRI, from the exons ATGGCCTCCGATCCTACTCCACCTCCCTCCAACAATG GGCCTTCCTCTCCAGATGATTTTCAATCTAGCCCAATCAGCAACACAATCTCATCCGCTGCTGATGATTCGCAAACCAGTCCAATCGCGAACACAGTCTCCTCCCCTGCAGCTCGAGGAAACAGACGCAAACGTGGATCCGCTACGCCATCTGACTTTGCCACACCACCACCTCCGACATCCCGATTTGCCGCATCAGAATCAACCCCGACTCCGCGCAGGAACAGATCCAATGGCCGCCAAGCAGCGGTTTCTACGCCCTCCTCCATGTCTGAAGGCATTCCGTCTTCTGACGGAGGAGATGATATGGAAGAGGCCACGGCTACGTTCGTTTGGGGCACGAATATCAGCGTGCAGGATGTCAAGGCTGCAATCCAGATGTTTCTGAAGCATTTTAGAGATAATAATCACAGTCAAGGTACTGAGATTTACGAGGAAGGGAAGTACATGAAAGCCATAAACAGAGTTCTAGAAGTTGAAGAGGATTGGCTTGATGTTGATGGAAATGATGTGTTTGATTATGATTCTGATTTATATACCAAGATGGTTAGGTATCCGCTTGAGGTTTTGGCCATTTTCGATATTGTGCTGATGGATATTGTGAGTGTGATTAATCCTTTGTTCGAGAAGCATGTGCAAGTGAGAATTTACAATCTTAAAACCTCCATTACTATGAGAAATCTCAACCCTTCAg ATATTGAGAAGATGGTGTCACTCAAGGGAATGATAATTCGTTGCAGTTCTATAATACCAGAGATCAGGGAAGCAATATTTAGATGCCTCGTGTGTGGTTACTTAACTAACCCCATTGTTGTTGATAGAG GTCGGATAAGTGAACCTACAGCGTGCTCAAAGCAAGAGTGTCTTGCTAAGAATTCTATGACATTGGTTCACAATAGATGCAG GTTTGCTGATAAGCAGATTGTGAGGCTCCAGGAGACCCCTGATGAGATCCCTGAAGGAGGAACACCACACACGGTGAGCCTGTTGATGCATGACAAGTTAGTGGATGTTGGAAAGCCTGGTGACAGGGTGGAG GTTACTGGAATTTATAGAGCTATGAGTGTTAGAATTGGGGCCACCCAGAGAACTGTAAAATCCTTATTCAAG ACTTACATCGATTGTCTTCATATAAAGAAAACGGACAAGTCAAGAATGGTAGCTGAAAACCCAATGGATATTGATGATACATCACGTAGGGTGGAGGATGATCCCCAATTTGATGAGGCCAAG ATAGAGCAATTGAAAGAGCTGTCAAAACAGCCTGATATATATGATAGACTAACGAGGTCTCTGGCACCTAATATCTGGGAGTTGGATGATGTGAAGAGAGGTCTTCTTTGCCAG CTCTTTGGTGGGAATGCGGTGAGGTTGTCATCTGGTGCTAGCTTACGTGGTGATATCAATATCCTTCTGGTCGGTGATCCTGGGACCAGCAAATCCCAGCTGCTCCAATACATACATAAATTATCACCCCGCGGCATCTATACTAGTGGAAGAGGGAGCTCAGCTGTTGGTTTGACTGCTTATGTTGCCAAAGATCCTGAGACAGGAGAAACG GTTCTGGAGAGTGGTGCACTTGTTCTGAGTGACAGAGGAATTTGCTGCATTGATGAATTTGACAAAATGTCTGAAAATGCAAGGAGCATGCTACACGAG GTGATGGAACAACAAACTATTTCCATTGCAAAGGCCGGAATCATAGCTTCTCTTAATGCTAGAACATCAGTGTTAGCTTGTGCAAATCCTATTGGTTCACGCTACAATCCTCGATTATCTGTGATTGACAACATACACCTTCCTCCTTCCTTGTTGTCCAG GTTTGACCTAATATATTTAATTCTAGACAAGGCTGATGAACAAACAGACAGGCACCTGGCCAAGCATATTGTTTCATTGCACTTTGAGAACCCTGAG AGTGCACAGCAGGATGTACTAGATGTTGGTACATTAACTGCATACCTCAGCTATGCTCGTAAGTATATTCACCCACAGTTATCTGATGAAGCTGCTGAAGAGCTGACTCTAGGATATGTTGCAATGAGGAAGAGAGGAAATTTCCCGGGTAGTAGCAAAAAG GTAATAACTGCAACACCAAGGCAGATAGAAAGTTTAATACGCCTTAGTGAAGCTCTGGCTCGGATTCGTTTCTCAGAATTG GTTGAGAAGCATGATGTAATTGAGGCATTCCGACTGCTGCAAGTTGCAATGCAACAGTCAGCAACAGATCACGCCACCG GAACTATTGATATGGATCTCATCACAACTGGAGTTTCAGCAAGCGAAAGAATGAGAAGAGAGAATCTCGTTTCAGCAACTCGCAATGTGATCATGGAGAAGTTGCAACTTGGGGGACGTTCAATGCGCTTGTTGGAG TTGTTGGAAGAGCTGAAGCAGCAGAACTCCAACATTGAAGTTCACCTTCAAGAT GTGAGGAATGCGGTAACAGATTTAGCAAGTGAGGGAGTTGTAGTTGTACATGGTGATAGCGTAAAAAGGATATAA